From the Conger conger chromosome 14, fConCon1.1, whole genome shotgun sequence genome, one window contains:
- the LOC133109854 gene encoding E3 ubiquitin-protein ligase NRDP1-like, with product MGYDVTRFQGDVDEDLLCPICSGVLEEPVQAPHCEHAFCNACITQWFQQQQICPVDRTVVTLAHLRPVPRIMRNMLSKLQITCDNAEFGCTAVLRLDQLQSHLKDCEHNPKRPVMCDDGCGLEMPKDEVANHNCIKHLRGVVQQQQTKIGELEKTAAEHKHQLAEQKRDIQLLKAYMRAIRSANPNLQNLEETIEYNEILEWVNSLQPARVTRWGGMISTPDAVLQAVIKRSLIDSGCPLSIVNDLIENAHERNWPQGLATLETRQMNRRYYENYVAKRIPGKQAVVVMACENQHMGEDMILEPGLVMIFAHGVEEIL from the exons ATGGGCTACGACGTCACCAGGTTCCAGGGGGACGTGGATGAGGACCTGCTGTGCCCCATATGCAGTGGAGTCCTAGAAGAGCCTGTTCAG GCGCCTCACTGTGAACATGCCTTCTGCAACGCCTGCATCACGCAGTGgttccagcagcagcagatctGCCCGGTGGACCGCACCGTGGTCACGCTCGCCCACCTGCGGCCCGTGCCCCGCATCATGCGCAACATGCTGTCCAAGCTGCAGATAACCTGCGACAACGCCGAGTTCGGCTGCACGGCCGTGCTGCGCCTGGACCAGCTGCAGTCCCACCTCAAGGACTGTGAGCACAACCCCAAGAGGCCCGTCATGTGCGACGACGGATGTGG GTTGGAGATGCCCAAAGATGAAGTGGCCAATCACAACTGCATCAAACACCTGCGCGGTGTAGTGCAGCAGCAACAGACCAAGATCGGTGAGCTGGAGAAGACTGCAGCTGAGCACAAGCATCAGCTGGCTGAGCAG AAGCGGGATATTCAGCTGTTGAAGGCCTACATGAGAGCCATACGCAGCGCCAACCCCAACCTGCAGAACCTGGAGGAGACCATAGAATACAATGAGATTCTAGA GTGGGTGAACTCCCTGCAGCCGGCCCGTGTGACACGCTGGGGCGGGATGATCTCCACGCCGGACGCGGTGCTCCAGGCCGTCATCAAGCGCTCGCTCATCGACAGCGGCTGCCCGCTCTCCATCGTCAATGACCTGATCGAGAACGCGCACGAGCGCAACTGGCCGCAGGGCCTGGCCACGCTGGAGACGCGGCAGATGAACCGCCGCTACTACGAGAACTACGTGGCCAAACGCATCCCCGGCAAGCAGGCCGTGGTGGTGATGGCCTGTGAGAACCAGCACATGGGCGAGGACATGATCCTGGAGCCCGGCCTCGTCATGATCTTCGCCCACGGCGTGGAGGAGATCCTGTAG
- the nabp2 gene encoding SOSS complex subunit B1 yields MTTETHVKDIKPGLKNLNVIFIVLETGRVTKTKDGHEVRTCKVADKTGSISISVWDEVGGLIQTGDIIRLTKGYASVFKGCLTLYTGRGGELQKIGEFCMVYSEVPNFSEPNPEYLAQVNKTALNDQGNAINNNNSSSSSSSSNNNSNSNSAPASTSVNETTNGNGVSAPAPSSTSTNPPQTGRGGSNSGSRGAANQGAGGATVSNGKETRRSAKR; encoded by the exons ATGACGACTGAGACCCACGTAAAAGACATAAAGCCAGGACTTAAGAATCTCAACGTTATCTTCATTGTGCTGGAGACAG GACGTGTGACTAAGACAAAAGATGGGCATGAGGTGCGGACTTGCAAAGTGGCAGACAAGACGGGCAGCATTAGCATTTCAGTTTGGGACGAGGTTGGAGGCCTGATCCAGACAGGGGACATCATCCGACTCACTAAGGG GTACGCCTCCGTATTCAAAGGATGTCTAACGCTTTACACTGGGAGAGGGGGTGAACTGCAGAAGATTGGAGA GTTTTGTATGGTCTACTCTGAGGTCCCAAACTTCAGTGAGCCAAACCCTGAGTACCTGGCTCAGGTGAATAAAACA GCACTCAATGACCAGGGAAATgcaatcaacaacaacaacagcagcagcagcagcagcagcagcaacaacaacagcaacagtaaCAGTGCCCCTGCTAGTACGAGTG TGAACGAGACGACCAATGGCAATGGAGTTAGTGCACCAGCTCCCAGCAGTACCTCCACCAATCCACCGCAGACAGGGCGAGGTGGCAGCAACAGTGGCAGCAGAGGGGCAGCCAATCAAGGGGCAGGAGGGGCAACCGTTAGCAACGGGAAGGAGACCCGGCGTTCTGCTAAGAGATGA